In Deltaproteobacteria bacterium, the following proteins share a genomic window:
- a CDS encoding aminoacyl-tRNA hydrolase has product MYLIIGLGNPGARYEFTRHNIGFLAVDYIADSFDISLNKKSRKAVWGKGCISGKEVIIAKPQTFMNLSGEAVKSLADFFHIETKDIIVIYDDVDLDFGTVRIKKSGGSGGHRGMESIIGQLGTKDFPRIRLGIGRPEKQGQGARGKGQEDTADYVLSPFSFEEEERLPEIFNRTKEAVVTILEHGVEKAMNKFNKNRQ; this is encoded by the coding sequence ATGTATCTTATTATCGGTCTTGGAAATCCTGGCGCAAGATATGAATTTACAAGGCATAATATAGGGTTTCTGGCTGTTGATTATATTGCAGATAGTTTTGACATATCTTTAAACAAAAAAAGCCGCAAGGCAGTCTGGGGGAAGGGCTGTATCTCTGGGAAAGAGGTCATCATTGCCAAGCCTCAGACATTTATGAATCTAAGCGGTGAGGCTGTAAAATCCCTTGCTGATTTTTTTCATATAGAAACAAAAGATATTATTGTTATATATGATGATGTTGACCTTGATTTCGGGACTGTAAGGATAAAGAAAAGCGGCGGAAGCGGCGGACACAGGGGCATGGAATCCATAATCGGGCAATTAGGGACAAAAGACTTTCCAAGGATAAGATTAGGGATAGGAAGACCTGAAAAACAGGGTCAAGGGGCAAGGGGCAAGGGGCAAGAAGATACAGCCGATTATGTGTTAAGTCCGTTTAGTTTTGAAGAAGAAGAAAGACTGCCTGAAATATTTAACAGAACAAAAGAGGCAGTTGTGACAATATTAGAACACGGTGTTGAAAAGGCAATGAATAAATTCAATAAAAATAGGCAATAG